One genomic region from Sciurus carolinensis chromosome 2, mSciCar1.2, whole genome shotgun sequence encodes:
- the Rnase11 gene encoding probable ribonuclease 11: METFSLLLLGLGLVLAGASESITEIVKEEFSQEEVQYDMVKNGQEKQTIKVLMNLTLLDKNTSFDMSQDVLSSTLLTSRKLCYGIPKGNRSANNKECCNDMTDCRKVLEVNGSCKVSNDFIHGSIGVIHQVHKIPSCTCGQNPGISCCESTELENTMCQLTTRKQHHRCQYHSVTSLEKMFTVLTGHSLMSWLVSGSKL; encoded by the coding sequence ATGGAGACCTTCTCTCTGCTGCTGCTTGGCCTGGGGTTGGTTCTTGCAGGAGCTTCAGAAAGCATAACGGAGATAGTTAAAGAAGAATTTTCACAGGAAGAGGTGCAATATGACATGGTGAAAAATGGCCAAGAAAAACAGACCATTAAGGTATTAATGAACTTGACCCTGTTAGATAAAAATACCAGCTTCGACATGTCCCAGGATGTTCTTTCTTCCACACTACTGACATCCAGAAAGTTATGTTACGGTATTCCCAAGGGAAACAGGTCAGCTAATAACAAAGAGTGTTGCAATGATATGACCGACTGcagaaaagttttagaagttAATGGGTCATGCAAAGTGAGTAATGATTTCATCCATGGTTCCATCGGAGTGATCCACCAGGTCCACAAGATCCCCAGCTGCACTTGTGGACAGAATCCTGGCATAAGCTGCTGTGAGAGCACAGAACTGGAGAATACTATGTGCCAGCTCACTACACGCAAACAACACCACCGGTGCCAATACCACAGTGTTACTTCATTGGAGAAGATGTTCACAGTGCTGACAGGTCATTCCCTGATGAGTTGGTTAGTTAGTGGCTCTAAACTGTAA
- the Rnase12 gene encoding probable inactive ribonuclease-like protein 12 isoform X1, translating into MLPVRAPAKRTGIKAKNVKEILPLMILMVIVYLMLLFWENELNEDDVGSSIEYLNVDYPQSAIPVRYCNHMVLRRIIREPDHTCKKEHVFIHERPQKLNNICTIANKVTCQNHSTILCYQSKIMFKMTVCQLIDGTKYPACRYRIAPPTEGFVLVTCDELGPVNFQGYVI; encoded by the exons ATGTTGCCTGTGAGGGCACCAGCAAAAAGAACAG GAATTAAAGCCAAAAATGTGAAGGAAATCTTACCCCTGATGATACTAATGGTGATTGTCTACTTGATGCTTCTGTTCTGGGAAAACGAACTGAATGAAGATGATGTGGGATCATCTATAGAGTACTTGAATGTGGACTACCCTCAGAGTGCCATTCCTGTGAGGTACTGTAACCACATGGTCCTGCGAAGAATCATCAGGGAACCTGACCACACATGCAAAAAGGAGCATGTCTTCATCCACGAGAGACCTCAAAAACTCAATAATATTTGCACTATTGCTAACAAGGTGACTTGCCAAAACCACTCCACCATTTTATGCTACCAGAGCAAGATAATGTTCAAAATGACAGTCTGTCAACTAATTGATGGCACCAAATATCCTGCCTGCAGGTACCGAATTGCACCCCCCACAGAGGGGTTTGTTCTTGTCACTTGTGATGAGTTGGGGCCAGTTAATTTCCAGGGATATGTTATATAA
- the Rnase12 gene encoding probable inactive ribonuclease-like protein 12 isoform X2 produces the protein MILMVIVYLMLLFWENELNEDDVGSSIEYLNVDYPQSAIPVRYCNHMVLRRIIREPDHTCKKEHVFIHERPQKLNNICTIANKVTCQNHSTILCYQSKIMFKMTVCQLIDGTKYPACRYRIAPPTEGFVLVTCDELGPVNFQGYVI, from the coding sequence ATGATACTAATGGTGATTGTCTACTTGATGCTTCTGTTCTGGGAAAACGAACTGAATGAAGATGATGTGGGATCATCTATAGAGTACTTGAATGTGGACTACCCTCAGAGTGCCATTCCTGTGAGGTACTGTAACCACATGGTCCTGCGAAGAATCATCAGGGAACCTGACCACACATGCAAAAAGGAGCATGTCTTCATCCACGAGAGACCTCAAAAACTCAATAATATTTGCACTATTGCTAACAAGGTGACTTGCCAAAACCACTCCACCATTTTATGCTACCAGAGCAAGATAATGTTCAAAATGACAGTCTGTCAACTAATTGATGGCACCAAATATCCTGCCTGCAGGTACCGAATTGCACCCCCCACAGAGGGGTTTGTTCTTGTCACTTGTGATGAGTTGGGGCCAGTTAATTTCCAGGGATATGTTATATAA
- the Rnase9 gene encoding inactive ribonuclease-like protein 9 codes for MMKTLVTKHPLPLLLLLQLLQPLHFCQSYQGISNQDIDEYEEMREEFFGTGPPRPFTKKKFERFYIVEPGRPLYDSEYCRDVIMERNVHFRLKCVTEHYFVLSNFTEMQRICSSVFVPCKNGVRKCKRSRNIISGVYCNFTGGTTMPDCNYDTFERQGFVLVTCRWQNDIQSLIPDSINDIVTPSSE; via the coding sequence ATGATGAAGACTCTGGTGACCAAGCATCCACTGcctctgctgctcctgctgcagTTACTACAACCACTGCATTTTTGCCAAAGTTATCAGGGTATTTCCAACCAAGATATAGACGAGTATGAAGAAATGAGGGAGGAATTCTTTGGTACAGGCCCTCCAAGaccttttaccaaaaaaaaatttgaaagattttatATTGTTGAACCTGGAAGACCATTATATGACTCCGAATATTGTAGGGACGTAATCATGGAAAGAAACGTTCATTTCAGGCTAAAATGTGTCACCGAACATTATTTTGTCCTCTCAAACTTTACGGAAATGCAAAGGATCTGTTCCTCAGTGTTTGTACCATGTAAGAATGGAGTTAGGAAATGTAAGAGGAGCAGAAATATAATAAGTGGAGTATATTGTAATTTCACAGGAGGAACTACAATGCCAGATTGTAATTACGATACATTTGAAAGGCAAGGTTTCGTCCTTGTCACTTGTCGATGGCAAAATGATA